Proteins from a genomic interval of Dermacentor variabilis isolate Ectoservices chromosome 8, ASM5094787v1, whole genome shotgun sequence:
- the LOC142589705 gene encoding uncharacterized protein LOC142589705, protein MDKRDVRPRPHRDSTGACRFDLRRRCTRSDSAPVCQLLWRLEACNQLLSHIGFQLREEEEDGIGELRLVLTPRQVTVHPWRAPMRFGTRSRAATDLFRRLCEAHRCVTLVELDYDVARYEVLLAAIKESVGVKRLRVYDFHDIPRDNPGLFDVILELVTSMERVDELEFRKRHHHSIDSVPLPPFSLSRVGGTTLRKLNVADLNLRDSEVSKLITLLMCNDTVTELAVGTSVCTFAGTETSLGFADYLAKAKGILRSLTLRSVGFCSAPDLERLVNTIAAMTALEELVVDMVPCGSEGTDIFAEVLAWSTTLRHLSVVLPPWWDRSMFYDVFDEPDNRFRSVRRWLTGLAKTTVLETLTLDLLGFHLDECRMLFRALAENASVRRVTVHRLIEWGCVESACRMIRECGLSDRVLIKDHNMSPNSMSKLPACPEVKAVTVYSHWFRAASCNIRAAFRVLGACGHLTSLRVHLSDHTFNYSVLNALASYLAGPNQLREVEVHFYASLFNELNMPHDSSESPLIKAVSSKPNLSKLTLRQLRLSDADCRLLADSVRRSPNLRDLTLSAANSGHFLRLFAPSAARNYTLLNICLSNTDGSDEDMKVVVDVARRNRSLVARAARFVLDDDRSIYCASAIELVSRHPKLAETLQDKAAVGESGAKEMIRRALNSISGLDAYMTAVRVVKDRVECCSLPDAGVQLDQLNHDCWLHIRQYLKVADVLQAGHPL, encoded by the exons ATGGACAAACGCGACGTTCGGCCTCGGCCTCACCGCGACAGCACCGGGGCGTGTCGCTTCGACCTGAGAAGGCGCTGTACCAGGAGCGACAGCGCCCCGGTCTGCCAGCTCCTGTGGCGCCTCGAGGCGTGCAACCAGCTTCTCTCCCACATCGGGTTCCAGCTGCGCGAGGAAGAGGAAGACGGCATCGGCGAGCTCCGGCTGGTCCTGACCCCGCGTCAGGTGACCGTGCACCCGTGGAGGGCTCCCATGAGGTTCGGCACTCGCAGCCGCGCGGCCACGGATCTCTTTCGGCGCCTGTGCGAGGCGCACAG GTGTGTCACGTTGGTCGAGCTCGACTACGACGTCGCAAGGTACGAGGTGCTGCTGGCAGCTATCAAAGAGAGCGTGGGCGTGAAGCGGCTGCGCGTCTACGACTTCCACGACATCCCGCGGGACAACCCGGGCCTCTTCGACGTCATCCTGGAGCTGGTCACGTCGATGGAACGCGTGGACGAGCTGGAGTTTCGCAAGCGGCACCACCACTCCATAGACAGCGTGCCCTTGCCTCCGTTCTCTCTCAGCCGAGTAGGGGGCACCACTCTCAGGAAGCTCAACGTGGCCGACCTGAACCTGAGGGACTCCGAGGTGTCCAAGCTGATCACGCTGCTCATGTGCAACGACACCGTGACCGAGCTCGCCGTCGGGACATCGGTGTGCACGTTCGCCGGCACGGAGACGTCGCTGGGCTTCGCCGATTACCTGGCCAAGGCCAAGGGAATCCTGCGCAGCCTCACTCTCAGATCGGTCGGTTTCTGCAGCGCCCCCGACTTGGAGAGGCTCGTCAACACCATCGCCGCCATGACGGCGCTCGAGGAGCTGGTCGTGGACATGGTGCCCTGCGGCAGCGAGGGCACCGACATCTTCGCCGAGGTGCTCGCGTGGAGCACCACCCTGCGCCACCTGAGCGTCGTCCTGCCCCCTTGGTGGGACCGGTCCATGTTCTACGACGTCTTCGACGAGCCGGACAACCGCTTTCGCAGCGTTCGACGCTGGCTGACGGGGCTGGCCAAGACCACCGTGCTCGAGACCCTGACGCTGGACCTGCTCGGCTTTCACCTGGACGAGTGCCGCATGCTGTTCCGGGCCCTGGCGGAGAACGCGAGCGTCAGGCGGGTGACCGTGCACCGACTCATCGAGTGGGGCTGCGTCGAGAGCGCGTGCCGCATGATCCGAGAGTGCGGCCTCTCGGACCGAGTGCTCATCAAGGACCACAACATGAGCCCCAACAGCATGTCCAAGCTGCCCGCGTGTCCGGAAGTCAAGGCCGTCACCGTCTACTCGCACTGGTTCCGGGCCGCGTCTTGCAACATTCGCGCGGCCTTTCGCGTCCTGGGCGCGTGCGGCCACCTCACCTCACTGCGGGTCCACCTCAGCGACCACACCTTCAATTACTCGGTGCTCAACGCCCTGGCCTCGTACCTGGCCGGTCCCAACCAGCTCAGGGAAGTCGAGGTGCACTTCTACGCCAGCCTGTTCAACGAGTTGAACATGCCGCACGACAGCAGCGAGAGTCCCCTGATCAAGGCCGTGTCGTCCAAGCCAAACTTGAGCAAGCTCACGCTACGCCAGCTGCGGCTGAGCGACGCGGACTGCCGGCTGCTCGCCGACAGCGTTCGGCGCAGTCCGAATCTTCGCGATCTGACGCTCTCGGCGGCCAACAGCGGTCACTTCCTGAGGCTCTTCGCACCGTCGGCGGCGAGGAACTACACCTTGCTCAACATCTGCCTCAGCAACACCGACGGGAGCGACGAGGACATGAAGGTCGTGGTGGACGTCGCCAGGCGCAACCGCAGCCTCGTGGCGCGAGCCGCCCGCTTCGTGCTCGATGACGACCGGTCCATCTACTGCGCGAGCGCCATCGAGTTGGTGTCGCGACACCCCAAGCTCGCGGAGACATTGCAGGACAAAGCGGCAGTCGGAGAGAGTGGAGCCAAGGAGATGATCCGGCGCGCCCTGAACAGCATTTCCGGCCTGGACGCGTACATGACGGCCGTCCGCGTAGTGAAGGACAGGGTGGAGTGCTGCAGCCTGCCGGACGCCGGCGTTCAGCTCGACCAGCTGAATCACGACTGTTGGCTGCACATCAGGCAGTACCTCAAGGTGGCGGACGTTTTGCAGGCTGGACATCCGCTCTGA
- the LOC142589704 gene encoding uncharacterized protein LOC142589704, with amino-acid sequence MSETPATTPTTSSAPTKPSGNDTAAGTPKKQRAQNFCYAPRCRTGQKGAPRFSMFTAPKDPKVRKIWQYNLRRLDKPLTQFSSVCERHFDPRFIVRDYVHIINGAEVRIPRGKPRLAEGAIPTLLPDLPGYLSKKLPKQRPTKGRQLSEPVVKTILQATPSPPPKKKKQLQQDPGDNESGDQQADDSVCQDSRPDSPCSKDADTTASGAANQTPKGARPTPELKVVRPAREPPLTIERLRKENIELPSVAWCLLGTRDPYRVVFATTDVKKVAPDSLTVTHPKLVSFSTSTDGPEIVAEAYFQGTLCCKSIVTTLDAAKVILQDANATHMCKGAMTPSEFEDCCRSITVQLLLKIGKNDEGTVFSLECTRNVETEGTVCVPCKVLRKNLQSRKSRVLKKLMKECLDDGEPDSPEQTMQESAVCSPAPEELRNGS; translated from the exons ATGAGCGAGACACCCGCGACAACACCAACCACAAGCAGTGCACCAACAAAGCCATCCGGCAATGACACCGCCGCCGGCACGCCGAAGAAACAGCGGGCCCAAAACTTCTGCTACGCGCCGCGCTGTCGCACAGGTCAGAAAGGCGCGCCGCGGTTCTCGATGTTCACCGCGCCCAAGGACCCAAAGGTGAGGAAGATCTGGCAGTACAACCTGCGCCGGCTCGACAAGCCGCTCACCCAGTTCTCGTCGGTCTGCGAGCGGCACTTCGACCCTCGTTTCATCGTGCGCGACTACGTGCACATCATAAACGGCGCCGAGGTGCGAATACCTCGAGGCAAGCCGAGGCTCGCCGAAGGCGCCATTCCTACGCTGCTTCCCGACCTGCCCGGGTACCTCTCGAAGAAGCTGCCCAAGCAGAGGCCGACCAAAGGCAGGCAACTGTCGGAGCCCGTGGTCAAGACCATCCTACAGGCGACGCCGTCACCGCCtccgaagaaaaagaagcagcttcAACAAGATCCCGGCGACAACGAGTCCGGCGATCAACAAGCCGACGACTCCGTGTGTCAGGACAGCAGACCCGACAGTCCGTGCTCCAAAGACGCGGACACTACCGCCAGTGGCGCCGCTAATCAAACGCCTAAGGGGGCTCGGCCAACCCCCGAACTTAAGGTGGTTCGACCAGCCCGCGAACCTCCACTGACGATAGAACGCCTCAGGAAGGAAAACATCGAGCTTCCTTCGGTGGCGTGGTGCCTCCTCGGAACTCGAGACCCGTACAGAGTGGTGTTTGCGACGACCGACGTGAAAAAGGTTGCGCCGGATTCGCTCACGGTGACGCACCCGAAGCTGGTCAGCTTCTCGACGAGCACCGACGGTCCGGAAATCGTGGCCGAGGCGTACTTCCAGGGCACCCTATGCTGCAAGTCGATCGTCACGACGCTGGACGCGGCCAAGGTGATCCTGCAGGACGCGAATGCGACACACATGTGCAAGGGGGCGATGACCCCGAGCGAGTTCGAGGATTGCTGCCGCAGCATCACCGTGCAGCTGCTGCTGAAGATCGGCAAGAACGACGAGGGCACCGTGTTCAGCCTGGAGTGCACGAGAAACGTTGAGACGGAAG GAACAGTGTGCGTGCCCTGCAAGGTGCTACGAAAAAATCTGCAAAGCAGGAAGTCCAGAGTGCTAAAAAAACTGATGAAGGAGTGCCTTGACGACGGAGAGCCAGACAGCCCCGAGCAGACGATGCAGGAGAGTGCCGTCTGCTCTCCTGCTCCAGAGGAGCTGAGAAACGGCTCCTAA